In one Chitinophaga sancti genomic region, the following are encoded:
- a CDS encoding Crp/Fnr family transcriptional regulator, which produces MHKKLLHYIASNIRLTEKDIALIEKYFEPVLYPKNRILEEAGKVPQYLYYIVSGYLRLFHYNENGDEVTTHINCPPGFFTAYFNFINQTRADENVECVTDCELLRITKDDLDLLTAESDVMKDFSIRVFQQSITYNENRSKELATLTAEQRYVKLIQNYPDILHNVPVQYIASFLGMKAESLSRIRRKLMNDHK; this is translated from the coding sequence ATGCATAAAAAACTACTGCATTATATCGCTTCTAATATAAGGCTCACTGAAAAAGATATAGCACTGATAGAGAAATATTTCGAACCTGTGCTATATCCTAAAAACAGGATCCTGGAGGAAGCAGGCAAGGTACCTCAATACCTGTACTACATTGTATCCGGCTACCTGCGCCTGTTTCATTACAATGAAAACGGGGATGAAGTCACTACGCATATCAATTGCCCTCCGGGCTTCTTTACGGCTTATTTCAATTTTATCAATCAAACAAGGGCGGATGAAAATGTAGAATGTGTGACGGATTGCGAATTGCTCCGCATTACGAAGGATGACCTGGACCTGCTCACAGCGGAAAGCGATGTGATGAAGGATTTTAGTATCCGCGTATTCCAGCAGTCTATTACTTACAACGAGAACAGGTCAAAGGAACTGGCGACCCTGACTGCGGAGCAACGATATGTAAAATTGATTCAGAACTATCCGGACATTTTGCATAATGTCCCGGTTCAATATATTGCGTCTTTCCTTGGCATGAAGGCAGAAAGCCTGAGCAGGATCAGGAGGAAGCTGATGAATGATCACAAATAA